The Ferrimonas balearica DSM 9799 genome includes the window TACCTGCTGCTGTACGGCAAGCTGCCCAATGTGACCGAACTGGCTGCCTACAAAACCAAGCTGAAGGGGATGCGCGCCCTGCCGGAGGCCCTGAAAACCGTGCTGGAGCAGATCCCGGCCGACGCCCACCCGATGGACGTGATGCGCACCGGCTGCTCCATGCTGGGCAACCTGGAAACCGAGCAGGACTTTGCCGAGCAGCACGACCACATCGACCGCATGCTGGCGATCTTCCCGGGCCTGATCAACTACTGGTACAACTACAGCCACCACGGCAAGCGTGTCGACGTGGTGACCGACGCCGATTCCATCGCCGAGCAGTTCCTCTGGACCCTGCACGACGCCAAGCCGGACCCGCTGCATGTGCAGGTGATGCACGCGTCGCTGATCCTCTATGCCGAGCATGAGTTCAACGCCTCCACCTTCACCGCCCGCGTCTGCGCCTCCACTCTGTCCGATATCCACAGCTGCGTGACCGGCGCCATCGGCTCCCTGCGTGGCCCGCTGCACGGCGGCGCCAACGAAGCCGCCATGGACATGATTGAGCGGTGGCAAACGGCCGACGAAGCGGAAGCTGAGATCATGGGTATGCTGGCCCGCAAGGATAAGATCATGGGCTTCGGCCACGCCATCTACCGCGAGTCCGATCCCCGTAACGCCATCATCAAGGCCTGGTCGCAAAAGCTGGCCGAGCAGGTGGGCGATACCCGCCTGTACGCGGTGTCTGAGCGTGTTGAAGCGGTGATGTGGCGCGAGAAGAAGCTGTTCTGTAACGCCGACTTCTTCCACGCCAGCGCGTACCACTTTATGAACATCCCCACCAAGCTGTTCACCCCCATCTTCGTGTGCTCCCGCGTTTCCGGCTGGACCGCCCACGTGATGGAACAACGCGCCAACAACCGCATCATCCGCCCCAGCGCGGATTACACCGGCCCGGAAAGCGCCGAATGGGTGGCCATCGAAGATCGCCCCTGAGTCACAGCGGGGGCCAATCGGCCCCCGTTTTGCCCCCAGCCGGGGGCCAGAACGAACAGTAAGGTGCCCGCAGTGAATAACACCGAATACCGCAAACCCCTGCCCGGAACCGGCCTGGATTATTACGATACCCGCGCCGCCATCGACGCCATCCAGCCCGGCGCCTACGCCACCCTGCCCTACACCGCCCGCGTCCTGGCGGAACAGCTGGTGCGCCGTTGCGACCCGGCCGAACTGACCGCCAGCCTGGAGCAGATCGCCCTGCGCAAACGCGACCGGGACTTCCCCTGGTACCCGGCCCGGGTGGTGTGCCACGACATTCTTGGCCAGACCGCGCTGGTGGATCTGGCCGGTCTGCGTGACGCCATCGCCGAGCAGGGCGGCGACCCCGCCGCCGTCAACCCCGTGGTCCCGACCCAGCTGATCGTCGACCACTCACTGGCGGTGGAATACGCCGGGTTCGACCCGGACGCGTTCGAAAAGAACCGCGCCGTGGAGGAGCGTCGCAACGCCGACCGCTTCCACTTTATCGACTGGTGTAAAACCGCCTTCAAAAATGTCGATGTGATCCCCGCTGGCAACGGCATCATGCACCAGATCAACCTGGAGAAGATGTCACCGGTGATTCAGGCTCGCGA containing:
- the prpC gene encoding bifunctional 2-methylcitrate synthase/citrate synthase, giving the protein MTKPIGGAGLRGQSAGETALCTVGKTGAGLTYRGYDIAVLAAKAEFEEVAYLLLYGKLPNVTELAAYKTKLKGMRALPEALKTVLEQIPADAHPMDVMRTGCSMLGNLETEQDFAEQHDHIDRMLAIFPGLINYWYNYSHHGKRVDVVTDADSIAEQFLWTLHDAKPDPLHVQVMHASLILYAEHEFNASTFTARVCASTLSDIHSCVTGAIGSLRGPLHGGANEAAMDMIERWQTADEAEAEIMGMLARKDKIMGFGHAIYRESDPRNAIIKAWSQKLAEQVGDTRLYAVSERVEAVMWREKKLFCNADFFHASAYHFMNIPTKLFTPIFVCSRVSGWTAHVMEQRANNRIIRPSADYTGPESAEWVAIEDRP